One stretch of Anabas testudineus chromosome 24, fAnaTes1.2, whole genome shotgun sequence DNA includes these proteins:
- the LOC113149650 gene encoding trace amine-associated receptor 1-like, which translates to MEPEVTVNRSIFDFCYEIDKYTYILANTPYVKCALLYLLIMLLSVVTICGNLLVIISIIYFKQLHTPTNHLVLSLAVADLFVGIFVFPFSMTFSFSLCMNSSNLFCEIRGSFDITLTACSILNLCCISVDRYYAVCQPLTYKAKITHRVVVIMIIVSWGVSALIGISVVVSRINNEKCEESCLVKVLMANTIGPIFAFYLPMMILLCIYLKIFLVAQRQARSIHNTTCQSTKSGATVSKMERKAAKTLATVLGIFLLCWTPFFLFAIIQPFTSVPVTVVEAIYWLGLSNSMLNPFIYAFFYSWFRAAFRMIISGKIFQGDFANIILH; encoded by the coding sequence ATGGAACCAGAAGTTACTGTCAACAGGTCCATCTTTGATTTCTGCTATGAAATAGATAAATACACTTACATACTGGCAAACACCCCTTATGTTAAATGTGCATTATTGTACTTATTAATCATGTTACTGTCTGTTGTTACAATATGTGGAAATCTTCTAGTAATAATCTCTATTATTTACTTcaaacagctccacactcccacaaACCACCTTGTTCTTTCATTAGCTGTTGCTGACCTGTTTGttggtatttttgtttttcccttcaGCATGACATTCTCATTCAGCTTATGCATGAATAGTAGTaatttattttgtgaaatacGTGGCAGCTTTGATATAACACTGACCGCATGTTCTATTCTGAACTtatgttgtatttctgttgACAGATATTATGCAGTGTGCCAGCCTCTGACATATAAAGCTAAGATAACTCATcgtgttgttgttattatgatCATTGTGAGCTGGGGAGTTTCTGCTCTGATTGGAATAAGTGTGGTTGTTTCTagaataaacaatgaaaaatgtgagGAAAGCTGCTTAGTTAAAGTTCTCATGGCAAACACTATTGGACCTATCTTTGCATTTTACTTACCAATGATGATATTACTCTGTATCTACCTGAAAATTTTCCTTGTTGCTCAGAGACAAGCTCGCAGCATTCATAACACAAcctgtcagagcacaaagtCTGGAGCAACTGTCAGTAAGATGGAAAGAAAGGCTGCAAAAACTCTGGCTACTGTTCTGGGTATTTTTCTGTTATGTTGgactcctttctttctttttgcaatTATTCAGCCTTTTACTTCAGTACCAGTTACAGTGGTTGAAGCAATTTACTGGCTTGGACTATCAAACTCAATGCTCAATCCATTCATTTATGCTTTCTTTTACAGCTGGTTCCGAGCAGCTTTCAGAATGATCATTTCTGGGAAAATATTTCAAGGTGATTTTGCTAACATTATATTGCATTAA